Part of the Zea mays cultivar B73 chromosome 4, Zm-B73-REFERENCE-NAM-5.0, whole genome shotgun sequence genome is shown below.
ATCAAACGATACCAAATCACCAAAATGGCTATAATTCTTTCTACTTGTAGCATCAGCCCAGAACATGGAGACTAATTTTCCATGCTCATCAACAACTAAATCATAGAAGAAGGCAGAATTTGCCTCTTTCTTCCTCTCCATCTGTGCCACAAATAACTGAGCATCCGCATTCTTTATTTTCTCCCTAAGTCCTCGATAGTAGTTCTGAAGATCTCGCTTCATGCATCCAATATTATCAAAGCCATCACTTACTTGTAAAAGTCTATATGCTTGTAAGGTACCAATACTTGCTTTGTGGCACGTGAACAAGGTAGTCTTGCCTCTTTCACTTACTGACTGGTTCGATCGGAGAAAAGGAATTTTGTCCGGTGAGACTAGACTATGGTTATGCTCCTCAACAAATGAAGCAATATAGTACTTGTTGTCCTGACTTAACTTCACATATATACGTGCATTGCATCCACATCTTGTTTCAAAGTGCTTCTTTTGATTGTTTGATTCAGCGCGTCTCCTTGTGAAGCCTTCTCTCGAACACAGAAACCTCTTATGATCGACCATGTCATTTCTCTTGCCTTGACCACCTATACGAACTGAAAACCCACATTTATGTGCATATGTCTTGTAAAATTCTTCCACTTCATCAAGAGTACCGAATGTCATTCCAACAGCTGGCTTTAATTTGTCCTCACAATTCGGTACAAACGACGACAGCTGCAATAAGAAAATCAATGAGTGCACTGCTATGACTTTAATATGTTCTCACAATCATATACAAATTACTCACTGATGTACAAAAAAATGGATTTTTTTGGGTGTATGGAATCCATCTTTATGATGTGCAGCTTCATTGAAAGGAACATCGTCGATCGTGGCAGTGTGTTGTACAGGAGGAACGACTTCAACTTGAGAGGCAACTTCAACAGAAGCATCGTCGGCTATGGCAATGTGTTGTGCAGGAGGAACAACTTCTACTTGAGAAGCAATTTCTTCAACAGGAGCAGGGAGATGAATGGAATCAAGGCTTCGAATGTCTGCACTGTCAGCACTAGGGCTGTCGGCGATCCGTCGCGCATCCATGGCGGTGAGGAGAGCCATCCACCCGCCGCTAGGGCATAGGGGCAGTGGCTCCTCCATTCCAACTGGCATGCCAATGCAGCTTGCCGTCAGGGCTGAACGAACCAGAAAGGAGAGCTCTATACCTTGGAAGGGCCGAGGAGGGAGAGGAGCGTCGTGCCAGAGAGAGCTCGAACAAAGTGGATCTCGAGCGTCGTCCGCCACTGCAGGGAGGCAGAGAGCTCGAGCGTCGTCGTCAAGCTGGAGCAAAGATCCGTTTCTGGCTTCTTGGAGAAGATACCGTGTCAGGGGGTTTTCGTAAAATGTACAGAGCTAGAGTGGGAGGCGTGGAGGGGCTTCTTTGCAAAATAGACGTAGCACCGTTGGATATGGAGGGTGTGATCTGGATTGATTTTGCTCATGTGAGCAGCAGCGCTCCTTGCGCACAAGATACGGTGCCTCCCAGTAAATGCCTACACATGCACCGTGCTCTGCGAGCAGGCGATGGCATGTCATAGACAGACAGATAGATGAACAGTCAAAACTTCGACACGGCAGGAATTTCAGCAAGGTATAGCAGGCAACGAAAGATCGATCCTGGATAATTCAGGCTCAAAGGCAATCAAGTCCATGGTAAGATGTTTCGTCAGAAACAGATACAGGGCATGAATGCAACAGTTAACGAAAATACTGATCCAATGACAGACCGCAGAACCGACTCTACCAACGTTAGCATAACCTCAGCAGCATACTCCTAAAGCCGGCCGTAGAATTAACTAGCTCACACCTGTGAAGACAACGCGAGGGCGAGGCACATTAGCACCTATACTAGTAGTCTTCTTCCTCGATCCAGCCATTCGATGGCCCTTCATGGATGGCGTCATAGCCCATGCCTTGGGGCAGGAACTTACGAGAGGTGTTGCATCCTTGCCGCAAGCGCAGTCCGGGGAAGGTGTTTCTTGGTGGCAGAGTTCTGGCATTATGCCTAGCGGCCACAGACCGCGAGTGATGATCCAGCTGCCCACTCCACCAGGAGGCAGCTTCGGGTGTTGCTGCTGCTGGCGTGTGTTCCGTCGGTTTATGACGCGTGCCAGATGCAGGCCTGCCCGCCGCAGCCGGTGCATCGCTCAGCTCTCCTTCCTCCAGGACTGGTGAGTCTTGTATCATCCAGTACTCAACTCCAGCTGCCTGTTTGCCCGCAACCCCCGAGAAATGATACGGACCACAGGCTGATGTTACCTCATCGTAATCGGCATCAGCAGTTGGTTTCCCTGCAGATGCACTTCCAACAGCATCCCAGGCTTGACCTTTTCTCCGAACATCACTCTCCGACAATGAAATGCTCATATCAGAGCCGGTGCCTCCATGCTCTGGCATTGGCAAAGCTTGATCTTTTCTCTGAACATCACTCTCCGACAATGAAATGCTCATATCAGAGCAGCTTTCTGTTGTATGATTGTAGGTTGGATCGCCCCTTCCTTGTCCTGCTGTTTCGTAGTTGCATGGTTGCCGTGATCGGCCGCTGGTATCATTCCAGCAGTCCCCTGGAGAAGTTGTTGGGTCATGGAACGTGTCAGACAACAACTGATCTAGTAAACATGGAGACATGCCTGCAACCCCTGCATCATCTGCCTCCACGTGCTCTGTGGTATGTATAGATGCAGCCAGATCCCTTTGCAAGTCACCAATTTCATTCGAGATGTGCCCCATTGATTTGGCAATCTCGGAGTGCCTCTCAGCCCAGTCACTACGACTCCACAGAGAAAGCGGAGGAGGTGACACATTCCATTGCTCCATCACCTTGTTGTCAGCATCCAGAGATCCAGGTAGATAGAATGACTGCATAGTTTCCCAACAGAAAATGTCAGTAAAGAACATAGCAACATTCTGAGGATATGATGTATTCAAGGAGACTACTACTGCCTAGAAGTACCTTTCCCGAGAGCTGATCTGAGTCCTGCCATATTAGCTCATATGGTGGGTATTTCTTGTCCAATCTATCCAACGCCAAGAATGGAATGGTATTAGATATTTAGATATCTTTTATAAAAAAAAACATGCAGAACGATAGGGAGATGGGAAACCTTTCAGTTTCCTTGGGAACAATGAGTATTATAAGCTTTGGCTTGAAAGTGAGAGCTTTGTTGATGAACTGGTTCGCAAGAGAGGCTTTAGTCCCAAAGGGAGGATTCAATCCCATGACCTGTGAATAACAGTACTTGATCAACTTAAATAACTGCAACATTATGTCCCCAATAGGATGAGATCAATTCAACATGTAAGGGCCTGTTTGGGAACTCTGTTTCTCAAAACCGTAGTTTATAATACCACAATTTATTGTATGTCATAGCATAACTATAGCATATTTTACATCAAGACAAAGTATTTCAGTTGTAGTGTAGAAGAGAAGACTGCAGCTGCGTGAAGCCAAAAACTTCGGTTCGGACCAAAGTTTTTTTGACCccaaaaatactgtggtattggtAAAACCATGGTTTAAAATACAGAGTTTTTAGATGTGCTTCCAAACGCCTTTTGGTCTAAAATACCATGGTATACTCAAATACCATGATATTGTCTTGGGACTAAGAAAATATCATGttcccaaacaggccctaaagCTCCTGTGATCATACCAGTCTGCATCCTGTAGGCAATTCATCAGGTTGAACAGTCATCCAGTCTCGTCTCTCAAAATTGAAATCATTCTAGAAAATTGAAGACGGTGTTACGCATGTCAGCGGTGGTACACCACTTTAACAGATTTAAAATGAAGTGGCAAAAGATATCAGTTGTGATTTCAGGTCATCTCTAATATGTAGCATAATCAAAACTTATGCAGCTTCTTAGATGGTGTTGCTAAATATAAAAAAACATAAACAAATACACACTGGCCAATGCAGAATTAACAGGTATACAACCTTTGGTTGGATGAGATCATAATTTTTGTAGAAGCAATTTTTCCCAGAAGATTCCAATATTTCCCTCAATAACAAGCTAAAATCATTTGAACCACAGCAAAAATCAACGACCTGTAAAGAATAAGAAAAAATAACACAATAAGGATCATAATAAGTGTCATCTACTCATCTGTTGATCATCTATTATGGCCAGTTCTGCTGAACAAAAGAAAAAACAAGAATCGGTACATAAATGTTGAAACCTTGTACAGAATGAACACGAGGATAGAAATCCAAAGTGACTTAATGTCTACATGTAATGATCTCGACTTCTGAGGTTGTATGAGTGGGTAGTAGGGCGAGAGGGAGCCATACTGGCGCACGGCTGAGACAGAATGTGGCAAGGAGCAATACTGTTCTTAGATTGATCTTTGCTAATCCTCCTAGGTACAAACTACGGACTTTATATAGTCTAGTACAGGCGCACATAAACTGCAGCCGCCCCTATTTATTCTCTAACAAACTCCTACTCTCTCTCCTTTTGATATCTAATCTAACAAACTTATCCTTATCCCTCTAATCTTGATCTCCTGGCGTGGCCTGGCCTATGGGCAGCTTGGGCCGTCTTTCATATGTTTTACCCACCATAACATCTCTCTCCTCCTCCGAgaacagctcgtcctcgagctgaaaatGGGGTAGGCAGACGTGAACTGTTGCAATGGCTCCCAACTAGCTTCTGTCGGCTGTGTTCCACTCCATTGTACCTGAACATGCCAGACACCTCGTTGTATTTTTGCTTTGAGCACCTTCTCTGGTGAGGGCAACAGTCAACCATTCTCCATTGCTGGAAGAGCAGGAGGTAGCAACGTGAAAGACGTCATGGATGTGTGCTCCCGTTGGGAGTTCCAGGCGGTAAGAGATGGATTGGAAGGGGGGCTGTGGGGGTAGGATGTGTCGTGACTGGCAAAGGATCGGTGTTCACCGGTACCTTGGGGATGCCGCCGTATCCCGGCAGGCCATAGGGAATGTCCTGCGGGGCGGCTGGCGTGGATGAAGATGGACATGCCTCGACGGCCGCAACACTGGAGGAGATGGAGGACATCTGCTGGGCAAAGTCGCATAGCTGACGTTGGACTTCACCTAGTGTCACGGCGATGGACGCCAGGGACGGTTGGAGGGCAGTGGCTGCCGTGCTATCTTCCTCATCGTGACCTGACATATATGATACCGATTGTAATGATCTCAACTTCTGAGGTTGTATGAGTGGGTAGTAGGGCGAGGCCTTGAGGATTGAGGGCGAGAGGGAGCCGTGCTAGCGCACGGCTGAGACGGAATGTGGCAAGGAGCAATACTCTTCTTAGATTGATCTTTGCTAATCCTCCTAGGTACAAACTAAGGACTTTATATAGTCCAGTACAGGCGCACATAAACTGCTGCCGCCCCTATTTATTCTCTAACAAACTCCTACTATCTCTCCTTTTGATATCTAATCTGACAAACTTATCCTTATCCCTCTAATCTTGATCTCCTGGCGTGGCCTGGCCTATGGGCTGCTTGGGCCGCCTTTCATATGTTTTACCCACCATAACACTACATGAGCATTAAAATCATTATGCTGAAGATGATCTAAAGCGAGACATTCAACAAACATGTATACATGCTATGATATTTTCAAAACAACAGAAGCATGGTGTATTAAAATACATATATGGCATGAAGAGTTTTTTTTCTCGAACTACGTAGGAGAGCTGCATGTCACTTCATTAAGGTAGaatgataaataaaaaagaaaaatgtAAAATAGTCTGATAAGGATCTGCCCGAGTAACTCCCCCCACACAAACTAGACTATGACCGCACAACTTGGTCTCCTGGTCGTCCAAGTGACAGACCACCGGCTCCCGCTCTAGAATGGAGGCAGAGTACCATGCCGTCTTCCCCCTCGCTATGGTCGAATGTTGTTGGCTCCAACAACTTCTCCAGGAGCTTCACGTCCCGCTTGCAAGTGCAACCATCATCTATTGTGACAATGTTAGTGTTGTCTATATGACAATCGGTTCATCACCGAGGCAACAAGCATATCGAGATTGGCATACACTTCGTCTATGAGAAGGTGGCTTCAAGACAGGTTTGGGTGTTTCGCATCCCGTCTTTGCGCCAGAATGGGACATCACGACCAATGGCTTGCCTACACGATTGTTCACTAAGTTTAAGTTCAGTCTTTGCATCCTAGATCCTCCCGCTATATCTTTGTATTCACCTTGTACACGAAGCCATATGGCCTTACTTGTACAATAAGCCATACAACCTATATAAtgtgttgagtttgtgatccaaattctgaagaaggtGGGCCATGTTTAGGGTTCCACCTCTATATATACTTGTAAGTCGTAGGAGATAATTATCTCAATTGTAAATCTCCTGTGATCTGTAAACATCCGAAAAATAGTGAGACTGTTGCTGGCTGGCGCTCGTGGTTTTTCCCCTTCGCATTGgaggggttttccacgttaaatctGTGTTTGATCTACTTTGTGTCGTATTGATTCATAACATAATGGAAGGTCACTCCCTATAATGGGTGTGTGGTGTTTCTCTAATTATCGATTGAACTAGTTTACCAGAGGCATCAACCTAGGTTTTTAAGTTTGTTGTGGATACAACCTATCATGTATATTGTACAACAGC
Proteins encoded:
- the LOC103654478 gene encoding protein FAR1-RELATED SEQUENCE 5-like — encoded protein: MTFGTLDEVEEFYKTYAHKCGFSVRIGGQGKRNDMVDHKRFLCSREGFTRRRAESNNQKKHFETRCGCNARIYVKLSQDNKYYIASFVEEHNHSLVSPDKIPFLRSNQSVSERGKTTLFTCHKASIGTLQAYRLLQVSDGFDNIGCMKRDLQNYYRGLREKIKNADAQLFVAQMERKKEANSAFFYDLVVDEHGKLVSMFWADATSRKNYSHFGDLVSFDATYSTNQYNMIFAPFTGVNHHMKSVFFGAAFIANEKIESYEWLFRTSLSAMGGKAPRSIITYEDASMKSAIRTILPHTIHRLCMWHIMEKVPEKVGPPLNHEKDFWAALNNCVWGSETREEFEMRWNEIIVAYGLQSNDWLANKYQIRESWIPAFLWIYLLQGS
- the LOC103654479 gene encoding protein ENHANCED DOWNY MILDEW 2, whose translation is MADLVCALCDNGGEIISCEGRCLRSFHATNDSSEDCPTLGYSRQQLDAAEVFKCKNCEYGIYQCFACGRLGSAKTNPPEVFPCASSTCGHFYHAMCVTQLLFPENEAKATEYTAKIASGAKFACPLHKCGICKHGENKEDRELQFAVCRRCPKSYHRRCLPREIVFEDFTENGQHVFQRAWDDLLPNNRILIYCLKHDINPEYRTATRNHIKFPKDPTALKKPLNCVNGMNTKTLKIRRLEELPSAPLSNVKRFSYSVKSSTLSNLRNKRRKVIVPEEKPVVMTKLPEIDSDTEMRMYEFAQKASAGITMDDVKKKLVVPSTYAPNLQNADNITLENVEIYVEAVKGALHMLENGASIADAKSVCPPNVLFQLVKWKNKLSVVLAPFLHGMRYTSYGRHFTKLDKLQLIVDKLQWYIQSGDTVVDFCCGSNDFSLLLREILESSGKNCFYKNYDLIQPKNDFNFERRDWMTVQPDELPTGCRLVMGLNPPFGTKASLANQFINKALTFKPKLIILIVPKETERLDKKYPPYELIWQDSDQLSGKSFYLPGSLDADNKVMEQWNVSPPPLSLWSRSDWAERHSEIAKSMGHISNEIGDLQRDLAASIHTTEHVEADDAGVAGMSPCLLDQLLSDTFHDPTTSPGDCWNDTSGRSRQPCNYETAGQGRGDPTYNHTTESCSDMSISLSESDVQRKDQALPMPEHGGTGSDMSISLSESDVRRKGQAWDAVGSASAGKPTADADYDEVTSACGPYHFSGVAGKQAAGVEYWMIQDSPVLEEGELSDAPAAAGRPASGTRHKPTEHTPAAATPEAASWWSGQLDHHSRSVAARHNARTLPPRNTFPGLRLRQGCNTSRKFLPQGMGYDAIHEGPSNGWIEEEDY